Below is a genomic region from Pyrococcus kukulkanii.
TGGTACTCGCTTCACTTTCCCGAGCTCGATGAGATCCTTCCAAGGCATCCACAGTACGTTGCCTTCGTGAAGACGATAGGCCACAGGGACAACGTCGATGAGGAGAAGCTTAGGGAGCTCGGCCTAAGTGAGGAAAAGATAAAGAAGATCCTCGAGGCTAAGGAGAAGACGATGGGCGCTTGGATGGATGAGACTGATATAAAGGTCGTTCAGGACTTTGCCGAGGAGATAGACAGGCTCTACAAGCTCAGGAGGGAATTAGAGGACTACATCGACAGGGCGATGGATGACGTCGCTCCCAACCTCAAGGCCCTCGTTGGCGCGAAGCTCGCCGCTCGTCTGATAAGCTTGGCTGGTGGATTGAAAGAGTTGGCAATGATGCCATCCTCAACTATACAGGTCTTGGGTGCTGAGAAAGCTCTGTTCAGGCACTTAAGGACCGGAGCTAAGCCTCCAAAGCACGGTGTCATCTATCAGTACCCAGCGATAAACCGCTCTCCGTGGTGGCAGAGGGGTAAGATAGCAAGAGCCTTAGCAGGTAAGCTGGCAATAGCGGCTAGAGTCGACTACTTCTCAGGTGAGTACATAGCTGAGGAACTCAAAAAGGAGCTTGAGGCCAGGATAAGGGAGATCAAGGAGAAGTATCCGAAGCCGCCAAAGAGGAAGAGGGAGGAAAGGAAGGGCAAGAGGTGGAAGGATAAGAAAAAGAAGAAGAAAAAGAAGAAGGAGAAGCCAAGGAGGAGGTGATTTGAATGGTTGAGGTTAAGAAGCACAAGTTCCCTGGAGTTTACATTGTCATTGACGATGACGGTAGCGAGAAGATAGCGACCAAGAACCTAGTCCCAGGACAGAGGGTCTACGGTGAGAGGGTAATCAAGTGGGAGGGGGAAGAGTACAGGATATGGAACCCTCACCGCTCAAAGCTTGGAGCTGCGATAATGAATGGCCTCAAGAACTTCCCAATAAAGCCCGGGAAGACCGTGCTTTACCTTGGAATAGCGAGCGGAACCACGGCATCTCACGTGAGTGATATAATAGGCTGGGAAGGGAAAATCTACGGAATTGAGTTCTCCCCAAGGGTTCTCAGGGAGCTCGTTCCCATAGTTGAGGAGAGGAAAAACATAGTGCCAATACTGGGGGATGCTACTAAGCCTGAAGAGTACAGGGCCTTGGTTACAAAGGTCGATGTAATATTCGAGGACGTTGCCCAGCCAACGCAGGCCAAGATACTAATAGACAACGCCGAGGCCTACCTCAAGAGGGGCGGCTATGGAATGATAGCGGTTAAGAGCAGGAGCATAGACGTTACCAAGGAGCCAGAGCAGGTGTTCAGGGAAGTTGAGAGGGAATTGGGCGAGTACTTTGAAGTCATTGAGAGGCTGAACCTTGAACCCTACGAGAAGGATCATGCACTTTTCGTGGTTAGGAAACCTTAACCTTCTCAATTTTTAGTTTAGAAACCTGAAAGCGAGTGTTCCTTAGGAGTTAGAAAGTCTTAAATTTTCTTCCCTTTATTCCTCCTGGGGCTCTAATAATGAGGGTATCGATAATAGTGCCAACATATAATGAGAGGGAGAACCTTGAGGAGCTGTTCTCTAGAATTGACGATGCTCTCAGGAATTATGATTATGAGATAATTATTGTTGATGACGATTCCCCGGATAGAACCTGGGAAAAGGCCCAGGAACTTTCATCTAAATATCCTGTAAAAGTTATTAGGAGGGTAAACGAGAGGGGTCTTTCTTCTGCCGTGATAAGGGGATTTAGAGAGGCTAGTGGTGAGATATTTGTTGTGATGGATGCGGATCTTCAGCACCCTCCCGAAGTTCTCCCCGAGCTCCTGAAGAGGATAGAGGAAGGAGCCGACATAGTCATAGCGAGTAGGTACGTTAAAGGTGGAAAAGTTGAGAACTGGGCTTTCTATCGTAAGTTAATCTCGAAAGGTGCTATCATGATAGGTAGGGTTGCACTACCAAAGATAAGGGATATAAAGGATCCTGTCAGTGGGTTCTTTGCCCTCAGAAGGGAAGTTGTTGAGGGGGTGAAGCTGAACCCCGTGGGCTTTAAGATACTCATGGAGATTCTTATCAAGGGAAACTACTCAAAAGTCGTGGAGGTTCCCTTTACCTTTGGAACTAGGCTAGCGGGAAAGAGCAAACTTAGGGGCAAAACGATGATCAACTATCTAAGGCATCTTTACAGGCTGATGAAGTGGGAGGGTGAAATCGACAGATTAGTTAAGTTCTCCGTCGTTGGACTCTCCGGAGTACTAGTGAACGAGTTCTTTTTATGGCTCTTCGTTCACCTTGGCCTGAGTAAGGAGATCGCGGTTATTCCCTCGACCGAGCTCTCGATTATAAACAACTTTGTATGGAACGACCTCTGGACTTTCAAAGATGTAAGAAGAGGAAAGCTGTGGGAGAGACTTTTAAAGTTCCACATGGCAGCGCTTACCGGGGCTATAGTTCAGTTCGTCATCTACTGGGTCTTAGTGTTCCTGGGGCTCCATTACCTTCTCGCTAACCTGGTCGGAATAGGGTTCTCGTTCATAGTGAGGTACATAGTGAATAGGCACGTCACCTGGGGTTGACTATCCTGAATTCTCTTAGAATTTCGACGGCTTTCCTAATTTTCTCCCCCTTTACCTCTCCGTACTCATCCTTCAGGGCCTTCCAAGCCTTCTCTTCGCTGAGCTTTTCGCTCAGCATCAAGAACTCATACGTGTGGACAACTAGCATTCTTTCTTCTTCCATGATTTCCTTGAACTTCCTTCCAAGCTCCTCGTTTACGCTTATTAGCTTCTTGTTGCTTATTATCCCCTTCTCCTTCCACTCAAGCCATCCCTCTTCCTCTATTTGGTTGCCCATATTAAGCCCTAGGAACTTGGAATCCCTTGCGAGCCCATCCATGACGAGCGATTCCGCAACCTCAACCTTTCTCTGCATACCGAGCTCTCCAAGGTACTTCATGGTGTAGCCCCTTGCAACTCTCTCTAATTCGGATTTTTCGGCCGTAGCTATGAACACCGCGGTGGAGAGGACAGCCTTTCCGATTATTAATAGGCTCTCCAAGCTCAGCTTTTCAGGAGTATCAGCTGAGGTGTGGTAGTAGCTGTCAGGCCATGTTATGGGCATCGTCCCAGGAACGCCGAAGAAGTTGAATATGTCATGATCACTCCCCATTTCATATGGATAGGCCCCCAGCTTCATCTTAGGTAAAATTGATCCGGAGAAGCTTTTTCCTCCGGAGTTGTACTTCTCAAGATAGAGCTCAAGAATTCCCGGGACTAGTGAAAATCTTGAGAGCGGTGACCTTACCAGCATTATCGTTGACTTCGCTCTATCTTCGCTCCCACCGACCATATCTAGGTTTATGTTGGCGTAGAAATCCTCCACCTTTACCTTTGGAATGAACGCTTGGGTTCCGTGGTACTCTGGGATCCACACGAACGCAAAACCCACTCTGCCTTTCACTTTGTTTAAAACCCTTGCAAGTTCTATGAGCATTGCACTTCCACTCGCGTTGTCATTTGCTCCCGGCTTTGGATGACATATGTGGGCTGAGAAAACTAGGTACGGGGGATCTCCAACCTTGGCGTACACTATGGGTAGTGTTTCCCTGTTCTTTATCTCGGTCTCAACCTTTATTTCTACCTCTACTCCTCCTTTCTTTGCTTTCCCTATTAAATCATTGGCAACTGTTTCCGGAACTGCCACTGCGGGAATTTTGGCCCACTCAAGATCTTTCTTTGTAAGGAATAGTCCTATATAGGGAAACGCACTACCTGTTCCCTTTCTGTAAGCTATGAATGCCTTCGCTCCGGCTTTGTTAGCCTTTTCATAAGCGTCCCTCCACTTCTCGCCAACGAGAACTACCTTTCCCTCAGCCTTCTCCCAGTCCTCTTCCCTTAAAATTGGAAGAACTTCACCCTTTGCTTCTCCTGAGGGAGAGTGTGCCATCACGAGTAGTGGAGAATCTTTCGTTGTTAGCGTTTTATCTTTGAGCTTTAGCTCCCCATAAATGACTTCCCAAGCTATTGGTGAGGGCAACGTTAGGTGCTCTCTTACGCCATCGTACTCGTCCTTGAGTATCTTTGCTTCTACTCCTTCTTCCTCAAGCCTTCTAAGTACGTACTCTGCGGCATTTACAATTTCCTTTGATCCTTGGATTCTGTGGTACTTGGCTATGTTAACAATGTCCCTAAACACGTTTTCAACGCTGAACTCTTGGGCATGTTTTTCCATATATATCACCATGTTAAGATTCTCGTCAAATTAATAGAAAAGAATTGCGAAGCATTTAAATACATCCATCCGAAGGCATGCATCGGTGATGAATGATGTACATTGGACATGTTAAGGACACCCCGGAAAAGGATACTGGATTTGAGGGAGTTACGATAAGGTGGCTTATAAGCCCCAAAGTCGGGGCCAAGAACTTCGCAATGAGGTACTTTGTCATGAAGAAAGGTAGCGAGATACCAATTCACCAGCACGATTGGGAGCATGAGATCTTTGTTGTTAAGGGAGAGGGTTACCTAACTAAGGATGGAAAGAACTGGTTTAAGGTCGTTCCCGGGAGCTACATCTACATTCCTCCAAATGAGCCTCATGGCTACAAGAACGAGGATTCTGAGACTTTTGAATTTGTCTGTCTAATTCCAGCGAAGAAAGAAGCTATTCCCGAGGACGAGTGGGCCAAGTGACCTTAACCTTTATTAATTCTTTACACGTATTTGGGTATGTAGGTTAAGTTTCGTAGGTGAGAAACTAATGGATTCAAGGGATGCAATAGAGAAACTTGAGTCCCTATTGAGGGTTATAGGACTAAAAAAGAATGAAATAAGGATATATAAACTTCTGGTCGAAAAGAAAAAAGGAATGAGGATTAGAGAGATTCAAAAGGAGCTCGGCATTAGTGAGAGGAGTGTTAGAGCTCATGTTCTTAGTCTTTACCGAAAAGGGCTTTTGAAGAGGGAGCTAATTCAAAAGGGGTGGCTAGGATACATTTATACCCCAGTTCCTCCTGCTGAAATACTAAAAAAGATAAAGCTGAGCATAATTCAGAAAATAGAGGAGCTTGAAAAAGAATTTAGGGAGTAGAGTAACTTTTTAAAGTCACTATCAGTGGGTTTTAGCCATGCCTGGTGTTGATGAAATAGATGAAATAATAGCAAGGGAACTCAGAAAGAACGGTAGGGTGACTTTAACTGAGCTAGGGAAGAAAGTTGGCCTAACGCCTTCTGCCATAAAAAACAGAATAGAAAAACTGGAAAAGCTTGGCGTGATAAAGGGATACTCTGCTATAATTGACCCATCTTTCTTTGGTGAGTTCATAACTGCCGTGATTGAAGTAGAGCTTGTGGAACCGGATTCTCATGAATT
It encodes:
- a CDS encoding transcriptional regulator, which codes for MDSRDAIEKLESLLRVIGLKKNEIRIYKLLVEKKKGMRIREIQKELGISERSVRAHVLSLYRKGLLKRELIQKGWLGYIYTPVPPAEILKKIKLSIIQKIEELEKEFRE
- a CDS encoding C/D box methylation guide ribonucleoprotein complex aNOP56 subunit (functions along with aFIB and aL7a; guides 2'-O-methylation of ribose to specific sites in RNAs) codes for the protein MKAFIAENVRGIYAFDENGKLIAKRYYTDRPERVLDKLLKGEFVEDLEVLLKELKEKGYSEFVFEHPELSRKAKELGYNATTEFPNLAGERLRSNPEEFLGENWFEDYYKVGVDLTRLRIQEQSGARDKMVIQAIEALDDIDKVINLLVSRLREWYSLHFPELDEILPRHPQYVAFVKTIGHRDNVDEEKLRELGLSEEKIKKILEAKEKTMGAWMDETDIKVVQDFAEEIDRLYKLRRELEDYIDRAMDDVAPNLKALVGAKLAARLISLAGGLKELAMMPSSTIQVLGAEKALFRHLRTGAKPPKHGVIYQYPAINRSPWWQRGKIARALAGKLAIAARVDYFSGEYIAEELKKELEARIREIKEKYPKPPKRKREERKGKRWKDKKKKKKKKKEKPRRR
- a CDS encoding DUF4910 domain-containing protein gives rise to the protein MVIYMEKHAQEFSVENVFRDIVNIAKYHRIQGSKEIVNAAEYVLRRLEEEGVEAKILKDEYDGVREHLTLPSPIAWEVIYGELKLKDKTLTTKDSPLLVMAHSPSGEAKGEVLPILREEDWEKAEGKVVLVGEKWRDAYEKANKAGAKAFIAYRKGTGSAFPYIGLFLTKKDLEWAKIPAVAVPETVANDLIGKAKKGGVEVEIKVETEIKNRETLPIVYAKVGDPPYLVFSAHICHPKPGANDNASGSAMLIELARVLNKVKGRVGFAFVWIPEYHGTQAFIPKVKVEDFYANINLDMVGGSEDRAKSTIMLVRSPLSRFSLVPGILELYLEKYNSGGKSFSGSILPKMKLGAYPYEMGSDHDIFNFFGVPGTMPITWPDSYYHTSADTPEKLSLESLLIIGKAVLSTAVFIATAEKSELERVARGYTMKYLGELGMQRKVEVAESLVMDGLARDSKFLGLNMGNQIEEEGWLEWKEKGIISNKKLISVNEELGRKFKEIMEEERMLVVHTYEFLMLSEKLSEEKAWKALKDEYGEVKGEKIRKAVEILREFRIVNPR
- a CDS encoding Lrp/AsnC family transcriptional regulator, translated to MPGVDEIDEIIARELRKNGRVTLTELGKKVGLTPSAIKNRIEKLEKLGVIKGYSAIIDPSFFGEFITAVIEVELVEPDSHELEVLLRPILKMRNVIDVYKKTGEFQLVIRGTFRDVEALNSFLRDIRRVYLKNFARRTRVSIVLENFKESGVILK
- a CDS encoding glycosyltransferase, translating into MRVSIIVPTYNERENLEELFSRIDDALRNYDYEIIIVDDDSPDRTWEKAQELSSKYPVKVIRRVNERGLSSAVIRGFREASGEIFVVMDADLQHPPEVLPELLKRIEEGADIVIASRYVKGGKVENWAFYRKLISKGAIMIGRVALPKIRDIKDPVSGFFALRREVVEGVKLNPVGFKILMEILIKGNYSKVVEVPFTFGTRLAGKSKLRGKTMINYLRHLYRLMKWEGEIDRLVKFSVVGLSGVLVNEFFLWLFVHLGLSKEIAVIPSTELSIINNFVWNDLWTFKDVRRGKLWERLLKFHMAALTGAIVQFVIYWVLVFLGLHYLLANLVGIGFSFIVRYIVNRHVTWG
- a CDS encoding cupin domain-containing protein, with amino-acid sequence MYIGHVKDTPEKDTGFEGVTIRWLISPKVGAKNFAMRYFVMKKGSEIPIHQHDWEHEIFVVKGEGYLTKDGKNWFKVVPGSYIYIPPNEPHGYKNEDSETFEFVCLIPAKKEAIPEDEWAK
- a CDS encoding fibrillarin-like rRNA/tRNA 2'-O-methyltransferase; the encoded protein is MVEVKKHKFPGVYIVIDDDGSEKIATKNLVPGQRVYGERVIKWEGEEYRIWNPHRSKLGAAIMNGLKNFPIKPGKTVLYLGIASGTTASHVSDIIGWEGKIYGIEFSPRVLRELVPIVEERKNIVPILGDATKPEEYRALVTKVDVIFEDVAQPTQAKILIDNAEAYLKRGGYGMIAVKSRSIDVTKEPEQVFREVERELGEYFEVIERLNLEPYEKDHALFVVRKP